In Rubripirellula amarantea, a single genomic region encodes these proteins:
- a CDS encoding PIG-L deacetylase family protein has protein sequence MPSCLAIAAHPDDIEFLFAGAMLHLADRGWDLHYMNLCDGSRGSTTMSQAECAAVRLKEAQAAAALMGAKFYGPIFSDMEGEYNTANLKKVTAVVRMAKPSIVLTHSPIDYMEDHEVACRLAVSAAFSHGMPNLESDPPTDVYMEPVTVYHAQPVHNRIPTGELVVPHFYVDTTSVIDRKIDTLACHASQKQWLDESQGMDSYLETGRQVGRDVGKMSGKFEYAEGWRRREHWGFCGADDDPLAKALADVIDDQRTK, from the coding sequence ATGCCTTCCTGCCTCGCCATTGCTGCCCACCCCGACGACATTGAATTCCTTTTTGCGGGTGCGATGCTGCACCTAGCCGATCGCGGCTGGGACCTTCACTACATGAACCTATGCGACGGATCTCGCGGCTCTACGACCATGAGCCAAGCCGAGTGCGCGGCAGTCCGATTGAAGGAAGCTCAAGCGGCCGCTGCTTTGATGGGTGCTAAGTTTTACGGACCAATTTTTTCTGACATGGAAGGTGAGTACAACACCGCAAATCTGAAGAAGGTCACGGCTGTTGTTCGAATGGCCAAGCCGTCCATCGTCTTGACTCATTCGCCGATTGACTACATGGAAGATCACGAAGTCGCCTGCCGCTTGGCCGTTAGCGCCGCGTTCTCGCATGGGATGCCCAATCTGGAAAGCGATCCACCCACGGATGTTTACATGGAACCAGTCACCGTTTACCACGCTCAACCGGTCCATAATCGAATCCCCACCGGTGAACTAGTTGTACCGCACTTCTACGTCGACACCACGTCGGTGATTGATCGAAAGATTGATACGCTGGCTTGTCACGCCAGTCAAAAACAATGGCTTGACGAAAGCCAAGGGATGGACAGTTACCTTGAAACCGGTCGCCAAGTTGGGCGCGATGTGGGCAAGATGAGCGGCAAGTTTGAGTACGCTGAGGGATGGCGACGTCGTGAGCACTGGGGCTTCTGCGGCGCGGATGACGATCCGCTTGCCAAGGCTCTCGCCGACGTCATCGACGACCAGCGCACCAAGTAG
- a CDS encoding ammonium transporter — MLFWSVRQCARPRLFGLLLLVSLLSVTPLTSHAQEAESASAELVTSAPDAAKVATEDPAGLTDSQIANGPYAAHNAWMLVCCALVLFMTAPGLAMFYGGLVRRKNVLSVMMQCVFLMGLMTVLWGLYGYSLAFGGDGGWIGNADHLFMNGVQRQWSDILNEPITPMFGDMTMLTHMLFQGMFFIITPALICGAFAERMKFSSMVVFSVFWGTFIYCPLCHWVWDGGPLAYGADGAFAGGALDFAGGTVVHISSGISALVAAIMIGPRMGFMKEPIQPHNLTYTALGAAMLWVGWFGFNAGSELLSDGLTSSAFAVTHFSAAAGGLAWALTEWGALGKPTVLGASSGAVAGLVCITPAAGFVQPMPAIVMGLAAGIVCYIACSKLKMMLKYDDALDAFGVHGVGGILGALLTGVFATRACWNVADGNKIGLIESGGDFSLMIGQAVAILVTLLFAGVGSFVLLKVIDILMGIRVAPDREQRGLDVSDHGEEGYMMA, encoded by the coding sequence ATGTTGTTTTGGTCCGTTCGTCAATGCGCGAGGCCCCGATTATTTGGCTTGCTGCTTCTCGTTTCCCTTCTTAGCGTGACTCCACTTACTTCACACGCTCAGGAAGCTGAATCCGCATCCGCGGAATTGGTGACTAGTGCTCCTGATGCTGCCAAGGTCGCGACCGAAGATCCCGCCGGTTTGACCGACAGCCAAATCGCCAACGGCCCCTACGCTGCCCACAACGCGTGGATGCTTGTTTGTTGTGCATTGGTGCTGTTCATGACCGCCCCCGGATTAGCAATGTTCTACGGCGGTTTGGTTCGTCGTAAGAATGTCCTTAGCGTGATGATGCAGTGCGTGTTCTTGATGGGATTGATGACGGTCCTTTGGGGACTCTATGGCTACTCGCTCGCTTTTGGAGGCGACGGTGGCTGGATCGGCAATGCGGATCACTTGTTCATGAATGGCGTTCAACGGCAATGGAGCGACATCCTGAACGAGCCGATCACACCCATGTTTGGCGACATGACCATGCTCACCCACATGCTTTTCCAAGGCATGTTCTTCATTATCACCCCTGCTTTGATTTGCGGTGCTTTTGCTGAGCGGATGAAGTTTTCGTCCATGGTAGTATTCTCGGTATTCTGGGGCACGTTCATCTACTGTCCGCTATGCCATTGGGTTTGGGATGGTGGTCCACTGGCGTACGGTGCAGACGGCGCGTTCGCTGGCGGTGCGTTGGACTTCGCGGGCGGAACCGTGGTCCATATCAGCAGTGGTATCTCGGCGTTAGTCGCCGCCATCATGATCGGTCCCCGCATGGGCTTTATGAAGGAACCGATTCAACCGCACAACTTGACTTACACGGCGCTTGGTGCAGCGATGCTGTGGGTGGGATGGTTTGGCTTCAATGCCGGCAGTGAGTTGCTCTCCGATGGATTGACCAGCAGCGCGTTCGCTGTCACCCACTTTTCTGCTGCTGCAGGTGGCCTCGCTTGGGCGTTGACCGAGTGGGGTGCTCTTGGCAAACCAACGGTTCTGGGTGCCAGCAGTGGTGCGGTTGCTGGCTTGGTCTGCATCACACCAGCGGCCGGTTTCGTTCAACCAATGCCCGCAATCGTGATGGGATTGGCCGCAGGAATCGTCTGCTACATCGCCTGCAGTAAGCTGAAGATGATGCTTAAGTACGACGATGCGTTGGATGCATTTGGGGTCCACGGCGTGGGTGGAATCCTGGGCGCGCTATTGACCGGTGTCTTCGCCACTCGGGCGTGCTGGAACGTGGCCGACGGTAACAAGATTGGCCTGATCGAATCCGGTGGCGACTTCTCGCTAATGATCGGACAAGCAGTCGCGATACTGGTCACTTTGCTGTTCGCCGGCGTAGGCAGCTTTGTCCTGTTGAAGGTGATCGACATCCTGATGGGAATTCGGGTTGCCCCAGATCGCGAACAACGTGGCCTCGACGTCAGCGATCATGGTGAAGAAGGCTACATGATGGCGTAA
- a CDS encoding glycoside hydrolase family 18 protein — protein MLTLALTTGVSHADDSKFVVAGYLPSYRLDDWQPTNDRITDIIYFGPSVTEDGSLDVSGYSDAARQRLAEIREKTNARILVTVGGWGKSKGFATMASNDDNRAAFVETLMTFLRDEGFDGVDYDWEHPANAKELHGYTQLVVDTKAALPYGKLVTLAMAPWNQLEPALFSAIDRIHLMSYDHGFPQATLDKSVADVDMVRGMGCPASKIVLGIPFYGRNKDRAAKTYAQLARSQSAGPSVNIIDGFAANGPELVTAKVRLAKTEKLAGVMIWEVGQDTQGESSLMNAISKAIAEK, from the coding sequence ATGCTGACGCTCGCTCTAACGACCGGAGTATCTCATGCGGACGATTCGAAGTTCGTCGTCGCTGGATATCTTCCGAGTTACCGACTCGACGATTGGCAGCCTACCAACGATCGGATCACCGACATCATCTACTTTGGACCGTCCGTTACCGAAGATGGTAGTCTTGATGTCTCGGGTTATTCCGACGCAGCACGGCAACGCTTGGCGGAAATACGCGAGAAAACCAACGCACGAATACTTGTCACCGTAGGCGGATGGGGAAAATCGAAGGGATTCGCGACGATGGCATCCAACGATGACAACCGGGCCGCTTTCGTCGAAACGTTGATGACATTTTTGCGAGATGAAGGTTTCGACGGCGTGGACTATGACTGGGAACATCCGGCCAATGCCAAGGAGCTTCACGGATACACTCAACTCGTCGTCGACACCAAGGCTGCCTTGCCCTACGGAAAGCTCGTCACGCTCGCGATGGCCCCCTGGAACCAATTGGAACCGGCACTGTTCAGCGCGATCGACCGCATTCACTTGATGTCCTATGACCACGGTTTCCCTCAAGCGACCTTGGACAAATCGGTGGCTGATGTGGACATGGTTCGCGGCATGGGCTGCCCCGCGTCCAAGATTGTGCTCGGAATTCCGTTCTATGGTCGAAACAAAGACCGGGCCGCGAAGACCTATGCTCAGCTTGCTCGAAGTCAGTCGGCGGGACCGAGCGTGAACATCATCGATGGGTTCGCAGCCAATGGGCCAGAGCTAGTCACTGCGAAAGTTCGCTTGGCAAAGACCGAAAAACTCGCTGGCGTGATGATCTGGGAAGTTGGGCAAGATACCCAAGGTGAGTCATCGCTAATGAACGCCATTTCCAAAGCGATTGCCGAGAAGTAA
- a CDS encoding KpsF/GutQ family sugar-phosphate isomerase, with product MANALPQPHTTAPAVPQTLIERLSMVRDIVAQEARSLMETSKSLGVDAVKAAEMTAQCHGNVVITGVGKAGLVGQKLVATLASTGTPAHFLHPTEAIHGDLGRVGKGDLVWALSNSGRSSEVVQIASILRRQSSGLIAFTACTDNPLSAAADVTVCLGKHTEACPHGLAPTTSTTVMMAVGDAVAMLVSRLRSFTAQDFAKFHPGGALGQKMAQVDQIMRPLAQCRVASQTITIRDAMVSASQAGRRSGAVMLVNDDLRLSGIFTDSDLARLLEARDEAALDEPIANRMTTSPTTVAKGMLLQDAVAVMSQKRISELPVVDAQGKPVGLIDITDIVTLSDKSNGTPTIPMTSSPDAV from the coding sequence ATGGCCAACGCACTGCCTCAACCTCACACGACTGCTCCCGCGGTGCCGCAAACACTGATTGAGCGGCTATCGATGGTACGTGACATTGTGGCCCAGGAAGCTCGATCGCTGATGGAAACATCAAAGTCGCTGGGTGTCGATGCCGTCAAAGCCGCCGAAATGACGGCCCAATGTCATGGAAACGTCGTTATCACTGGCGTCGGCAAAGCCGGTTTGGTTGGCCAGAAACTAGTCGCCACTCTCGCCAGCACCGGCACTCCCGCTCATTTCCTTCACCCCACCGAAGCGATCCACGGTGATCTTGGACGCGTCGGAAAGGGCGACTTAGTTTGGGCATTGAGCAATTCAGGTCGCAGCAGCGAGGTGGTTCAGATTGCGTCGATCCTGCGTCGCCAAAGCAGCGGACTGATCGCATTTACCGCCTGCACGGACAATCCGTTGTCCGCCGCAGCAGACGTCACCGTATGTCTTGGAAAACATACCGAGGCATGCCCACACGGACTCGCCCCAACGACTAGCACGACCGTGATGATGGCGGTCGGCGATGCAGTTGCCATGTTGGTGAGTCGCTTACGTTCGTTCACCGCCCAGGACTTCGCGAAGTTCCATCCGGGAGGCGCTCTCGGACAAAAAATGGCACAAGTCGATCAAATCATGCGTCCGCTCGCACAATGCCGCGTTGCATCCCAAACCATTACCATTCGTGACGCAATGGTCTCAGCGTCGCAAGCTGGTCGACGCAGCGGAGCTGTGATGCTTGTCAACGATGACCTTCGGTTATCGGGAATCTTCACCGACAGCGACTTGGCTCGTCTACTTGAAGCGCGTGATGAAGCAGCCCTTGATGAGCCTATCGCAAATCGAATGACAACGTCCCCCACCACGGTCGCTAAAGGCATGTTATTGCAAGACGCAGTGGCCGTGATGTCGCAAAAACGAATTAGTGAGCTGCCAGTAGTGGACGCCCAAGGCAAACCCGTGGGACTGATCGACATCACCGACATCGTAACGTTGTCCGACAAATCCAATGGCACTCCGACAATTCCCATGACCAGCTCACCTGACGCTGTTTGA
- a CDS encoding KdsC family phosphatase, protein MKDADLAEPIRCILSDVDGVMTDGRIIYDSSGVETKQFNVRDGLGIKLWMKSGFRFGILTARNSPVVQRRGEELGIDSIQQGFEQKLPAAMETWQSWGIAPAEVCYIGDDLPDLPVMRQVGLAVAPVDASLDVRNQAQWVLRSKGGEGAVRELVDRLLRAKNRWEEHVRVS, encoded by the coding sequence GTGAAAGACGCTGATCTCGCTGAACCGATACGTTGCATCTTGTCCGATGTAGACGGAGTGATGACCGATGGGCGTATCATCTACGATTCCAGCGGTGTGGAAACCAAGCAATTCAATGTACGAGATGGCTTGGGTATCAAGCTGTGGATGAAAAGCGGATTCCGTTTTGGAATCTTGACCGCTCGAAACAGCCCAGTCGTACAACGGCGGGGCGAAGAACTTGGCATCGATTCAATCCAGCAGGGCTTCGAGCAAAAGTTGCCTGCCGCGATGGAAACTTGGCAATCTTGGGGAATCGCTCCCGCGGAAGTGTGCTACATCGGCGACGACCTTCCTGACTTGCCCGTCATGCGCCAAGTTGGACTCGCGGTGGCTCCCGTGGACGCATCCCTCGACGTACGAAACCAAGCTCAATGGGTGCTGCGTTCCAAGGGTGGCGAAGGGGCTGTACGAGAATTGGTCGATCGACTTCTGCGAGCCAAGAACCGATGGGAGGAGCATGTCCGCGTGAGCTAG
- a CDS encoding response regulator transcription factor: MTKTKVLVVEDYRPLAETLEYQLQRAGYDVHLAADGREAIHQARLILPDVVFLDVDLPVINGVDVCKQLRSDPSTKEMLILMLSALGEESDQVVGFAVGADDYVVKPVESYKVLLQRLKALLRRREPSIDDVDQYTRYGVTVDRRRFVATLNGEQLKLTKSEFQLLEALIRQPGRAFDRNELVGAALGEDTLVLERTIDVHIRALRKKMGEAADLIETVRGIGYRFRE; this comes from the coding sequence ATGACTAAAACCAAAGTTCTGGTCGTTGAGGATTATCGTCCACTCGCCGAAACCCTTGAATACCAACTTCAACGGGCTGGCTATGATGTTCACCTTGCGGCCGACGGTCGCGAGGCCATTCACCAAGCCCGGCTCATTCTGCCAGACGTCGTGTTTCTCGATGTTGACCTGCCCGTCATCAATGGCGTTGATGTCTGTAAGCAGTTACGGTCGGATCCCTCCACCAAGGAAATGCTGATCTTGATGCTTAGCGCCCTCGGTGAAGAATCCGATCAAGTGGTCGGGTTCGCCGTAGGCGCCGATGACTATGTCGTCAAACCCGTGGAAAGCTACAAGGTGTTGCTTCAACGATTGAAGGCACTGCTACGTCGACGCGAGCCATCCATTGACGACGTGGATCAGTACACCCGCTACGGTGTAACGGTCGATCGCCGCCGTTTTGTCGCTACTCTGAACGGCGAACAACTCAAGCTAACCAAGAGTGAATTCCAACTTCTCGAAGCACTCATACGCCAACCTGGTCGTGCATTTGATCGCAACGAACTTGTCGGGGCCGCGCTCGGTGAAGACACACTTGTACTTGAACGAACGATTGATGTTCACATTCGCGCATTGCGAAAGAAGATGGGCGAGGCTGCTGATCTGATCGAAACCGTCCGTGGGATCGGCTATCGATTTCGCGAGTAA
- a CDS encoding alpha/beta hydrolase: MIFRFATFAVLASLALYVNAENPAAAPVKLSASAAVELVEGVVYSTAGDVELKLDLAKPSDTDKPLPCVVVIHGGAWRQGDRRSHLNDIRGLAEHGYVAATISYRFCPEHRFPAQVDDVRNAVRFLREHANDYRIDASRLGAMGFSAGAHLAMLLGVMEDDHQPTSKVQAVVSYFGPTDFTQPNIPDISVPLLADFIGGSLAEKPESYRQASPITFVDSTDAPILLFQGTNDPLIPVNQAVLMAERMSKHNVDGRVELLIGEGHGWGGVEKDHTNEQTLQFFNRHLMHR; the protein is encoded by the coding sequence ATGATTTTTAGATTCGCAACGTTCGCCGTGCTGGCTTCATTAGCGCTCTACGTCAACGCGGAAAATCCAGCAGCCGCGCCGGTGAAGTTGTCAGCGTCCGCGGCCGTGGAATTGGTAGAGGGCGTCGTCTATTCCACGGCAGGCGACGTGGAACTGAAGCTTGATTTGGCGAAGCCTAGCGATACCGACAAACCGCTTCCGTGCGTCGTTGTGATTCATGGTGGAGCGTGGCGTCAGGGAGACCGTCGTTCGCACCTGAATGATATTCGTGGGTTGGCGGAACACGGATACGTGGCGGCGACGATTTCGTACCGGTTTTGTCCCGAGCATCGATTTCCGGCCCAGGTCGATGATGTCCGCAACGCCGTTAGGTTTCTGCGAGAGCATGCGAACGATTACAGGATCGATGCAAGTCGATTGGGAGCAATGGGATTTTCCGCCGGTGCCCATTTAGCAATGTTGCTCGGTGTGATGGAGGATGACCATCAGCCAACCAGCAAAGTCCAAGCGGTCGTTTCATACTTCGGCCCAACTGACTTTACTCAACCGAACATTCCCGACATTAGCGTTCCGTTGCTGGCCGACTTTATTGGCGGATCCCTAGCAGAAAAGCCGGAAAGTTATCGCCAGGCATCGCCGATCACGTTTGTCGATTCTACTGACGCGCCCATCTTGTTGTTTCAAGGCACCAACGACCCACTGATACCTGTGAATCAAGCAGTGTTGATGGCGGAGAGGATGTCAAAGCATAACGTTGACGGCCGGGTTGAATTGCTGATCGGCGAGGGCCACGGTTGGGGTGGCGTGGAGAAAGATCACACCAACGAGCAGACACTTCAGTTTTTCAACCGACACTTGATGCACCGCTGA
- a CDS encoding M3 family metallopeptidase, which translates to MIAQSPLLQPWTGPHGGVPPWNQVRLEEFVPAFDYAIAEAEEEIDAIATQSERPTFENTIEALERTGEMLRRLEAVFFVYASNLNVGSVPDIEKAVVPKLSEHEDRVYQNLPLFERIQAIAKSDAMSDGSLDLAQTRLTKDLYDTFVRKGARLTVSEKAKLSQMNTRLARLFTQFSQNVLEDEKGYVTWVNDEEQLAGLPESIVSAMRNAAIERDEEGGKYAITNTRSSMDPFLTYAKDRGLREKVWRNYYNRGDNGDQYDNNALIAEILQLRAARAKLLGYATHAHWRMEPTMAKDPATAMDLMLKVWPKALARVREEVADMQAIADAEGNGITIEPWDYRYYAELVRKEKYDLDLGDVKPYMQMDKLIEGMMWAAGKLYGMQFKQISGLPVFHPDVTIWEVTDADDKFVGLWYLDPYAREGKRSGAWMTDYREQSNLDESIRPIVSNNSNFVKASEGEATLISWDDAVTLFHEFGHALHSLNSKVKYRSQAGTNVARDYVEFPSQLNEHWLETPEVMSKFCVHYETGEPMPQALIDKINKAATFNQGFSTTEYLASALMDMKLHLAGDVQIDPDAFEKATLAELEMPREIPMRHRTPQFAHIFSSDSYSAGYYSYLWSDALTADAAERFEEAGSFYDPDVAKSLHDNVMSVGDTIDPAEGFKKFRGRPVDTKALLRKRGFPVE; encoded by the coding sequence ATGATTGCTCAATCACCTCTGCTTCAGCCATGGACCGGCCCCCACGGAGGAGTCCCACCATGGAATCAAGTTCGTCTAGAAGAATTTGTTCCTGCTTTCGACTATGCAATCGCAGAGGCGGAAGAAGAGATCGACGCGATCGCGACTCAGTCCGAACGTCCTACCTTCGAAAATACGATCGAGGCGTTGGAACGGACCGGCGAAATGCTGAGACGTTTAGAAGCAGTTTTCTTCGTGTATGCGTCCAATCTAAACGTGGGTTCGGTACCCGATATCGAAAAGGCAGTGGTGCCTAAACTCTCGGAACACGAAGATCGCGTTTACCAAAACTTACCGCTCTTTGAACGAATACAAGCGATTGCGAAGAGTGATGCGATGTCCGATGGGTCCTTGGACCTTGCGCAAACTCGTTTGACGAAGGACCTGTACGACACCTTCGTTCGCAAAGGCGCACGATTGACGGTTAGCGAGAAAGCAAAGCTATCACAAATGAATACGCGACTAGCGAGACTGTTCACACAGTTCAGCCAGAATGTTCTCGAAGACGAAAAAGGATATGTGACTTGGGTCAACGATGAAGAACAGTTGGCTGGTTTGCCCGAAAGCATCGTGTCAGCAATGCGGAACGCGGCGATCGAGAGAGACGAAGAGGGTGGGAAGTATGCGATTACGAACACGCGATCTTCGATGGACCCGTTTTTGACGTATGCCAAAGATCGTGGGCTGCGTGAAAAGGTTTGGCGCAATTACTACAACCGTGGTGACAACGGTGACCAGTACGACAACAACGCGTTGATAGCCGAAATCTTGCAGCTTCGCGCCGCTCGCGCCAAACTGCTCGGCTACGCTACCCACGCTCATTGGCGTATGGAGCCCACCATGGCAAAAGATCCAGCAACGGCAATGGACTTGATGCTAAAGGTTTGGCCGAAAGCCCTCGCGCGTGTTCGTGAAGAGGTTGCGGACATGCAAGCGATTGCTGATGCCGAGGGTAACGGAATCACGATCGAGCCATGGGACTATCGCTACTACGCGGAACTGGTCCGAAAGGAAAAGTACGATCTGGATCTTGGTGACGTGAAACCGTACATGCAGATGGACAAGCTTATCGAAGGCATGATGTGGGCTGCGGGGAAGCTTTACGGCATGCAGTTCAAGCAGATCAGCGGATTGCCCGTCTTTCACCCGGATGTCACGATTTGGGAAGTCACCGATGCCGATGACAAGTTCGTCGGTTTGTGGTACCTCGATCCCTACGCGCGTGAAGGCAAACGCAGCGGCGCCTGGATGACGGACTATCGCGAACAATCCAATTTGGATGAGTCCATCCGTCCGATCGTTTCAAACAACTCAAACTTCGTGAAGGCCAGCGAAGGGGAAGCGACATTGATTTCATGGGACGATGCGGTGACGTTGTTCCATGAATTTGGACACGCATTGCATAGCCTCAATTCGAAGGTCAAGTATCGATCTCAAGCCGGGACGAACGTGGCTCGCGACTATGTTGAGTTTCCTTCGCAATTGAATGAACATTGGCTCGAAACGCCCGAAGTAATGTCGAAGTTTTGCGTCCACTACGAAACAGGCGAACCGATGCCTCAAGCATTGATTGATAAGATCAACAAGGCGGCAACCTTTAACCAGGGTTTCTCGACAACCGAGTACCTTGCTAGTGCCTTGATGGACATGAAGTTGCATCTGGCTGGCGATGTTCAAATTGACCCGGACGCGTTTGAGAAAGCGACGTTGGCGGAACTTGAAATGCCTCGCGAGATTCCCATGCGTCACCGTACGCCTCAGTTCGCTCATATCTTTTCGAGCGACTCGTACTCAGCCGGTTACTACAGCTACCTATGGTCGGATGCTTTGACCGCCGATGCGGCCGAGCGTTTTGAGGAAGCCGGTAGTTTCTACGACCCCGACGTCGCCAAGAGCTTGCACGATAACGTGATGAGTGTCGGTGATACGATTGATCCAGCCGAAGGATTCAAGAAGTTTCGCGGTCGCCCGGTCGACACGAAAGCACTGCTGCGAAAACGTGGTTTCCCCGTTGAGTAG
- a CDS encoding TIGR01777 family oxidoreductase → MSSIQQYIAETKLSASPEQAFAYHERPGALQRLVPPWESVKIEHSDQSLHVGSQVVLKTKVAGVSLRWVAEHVQYDPPRLFADTQLSGPFKRWDHRHEFHEVADEAQSCRLRDEITYELPMGALGNLFGSGKACHTIEAMFAYRHRITKDDLAMASQTPMDPMRIAISGSSGLVGSNLSSMLTLLGHEVVNLVRSPDPRPDHLAVWSDSNELQQLSQCDAVVHLAGKSIASGRWSDEVKREIRDSRVIKTRQLCEGLASLHKKPKVLVCASATGIYGDRGDETLLESSSTGDDFLADVAAEWEAACQPAIDAGIRVVNTRFGIILSPQGGALQKTLLPAKFCGGALGNGQQWWSWIAIDDVLGGIHHVLANDQVNGPVNFVSPNPIRNRDFAQTLGKVLNRPALIPAPAFGLRLALGEMADALLLASTRVIPEVLTETGYQFRFTDLADYLKYGLGRVRLPSLERNK, encoded by the coding sequence ATGAGTTCAATTCAGCAGTACATCGCCGAGACTAAACTGTCCGCTTCGCCGGAACAGGCCTTCGCGTACCACGAACGTCCGGGAGCACTGCAGCGATTGGTCCCACCTTGGGAATCGGTCAAGATCGAACATTCCGACCAAAGCCTTCACGTGGGCAGCCAAGTGGTGTTGAAAACGAAGGTCGCGGGAGTGTCACTTCGTTGGGTTGCCGAGCATGTTCAGTACGATCCACCGCGTCTTTTTGCTGACACTCAACTATCCGGTCCATTCAAACGTTGGGACCACAGGCACGAATTTCACGAGGTAGCCGACGAGGCTCAATCATGTCGACTTCGTGATGAAATTACCTATGAGCTACCGATGGGGGCGTTGGGCAACCTGTTCGGTTCGGGGAAGGCATGTCATACCATCGAGGCGATGTTCGCTTACCGTCATCGCATTACCAAGGACGATCTCGCGATGGCTAGTCAAACTCCGATGGACCCGATGCGAATTGCGATCTCGGGCAGCTCGGGATTGGTCGGTAGCAATTTGTCGTCGATGCTTACTCTGCTCGGTCACGAAGTTGTGAATCTCGTACGCAGTCCAGATCCTCGACCCGATCACTTAGCGGTTTGGTCGGACTCGAATGAATTGCAACAGCTTTCTCAATGCGATGCCGTGGTGCACCTTGCCGGTAAGTCGATCGCCTCGGGACGGTGGAGTGATGAGGTCAAGCGAGAAATCCGAGATAGCCGAGTCATCAAGACTCGCCAGCTATGCGAGGGTCTGGCTTCGCTGCACAAGAAGCCGAAGGTTCTAGTTTGTGCTTCCGCAACCGGGATTTATGGTGATCGCGGCGACGAGACGCTTCTTGAGAGTTCTTCGACGGGTGATGATTTTCTTGCCGACGTTGCCGCGGAATGGGAAGCTGCCTGCCAGCCAGCGATCGACGCTGGAATACGAGTCGTGAACACACGTTTTGGCATCATTCTTTCGCCGCAAGGCGGAGCGTTGCAAAAGACATTGTTGCCCGCGAAGTTTTGCGGTGGAGCTTTGGGAAACGGCCAGCAGTGGTGGAGTTGGATTGCGATCGACGACGTGCTTGGCGGGATTCATCACGTGTTGGCAAACGATCAAGTCAATGGACCCGTTAACTTTGTGTCGCCAAATCCGATTCGCAATCGCGACTTTGCCCAAACGCTCGGCAAAGTGCTCAATCGACCTGCTCTTATCCCTGCACCGGCATTTGGATTGCGGTTGGCGCTAGGCGAAATGGCAGACGCTTTGTTGCTTGCGAGTACGCGTGTGATTCCAGAAGTCTTGACCGAAACGGGCTACCAATTCCGCTTTACCGATTTAGCAGATTATTTGAAATATGGATTGGGACGTGTTCGTTTGCCATCGTTGGAACGCAACAAATGA
- a CDS encoding carboxylesterase family protein, translated as MARYFLLFFLVFGPAHSIKSLLSASEFEHATFQRTEGETMQYLLALPEAYASNTSERFPLLLFLHGGGESGSDIEKVKTHGPPKQIAAGMSLPFVLLAPQNPHESQFWDDQTLADLLDSIESDYRIDPDRIYLSGMSRGGFGAWRLAIQKPNRFAALVPICGGGDAPYAKKINHLPTWVFHGAKDPVIPISESQQMVDALEAAGGNVMFTIYPEADHDSWTETYDNPRVYQWMLEQTRKVAAP; from the coding sequence GTGGCACGATACTTTTTGCTTTTCTTTCTAGTGTTCGGTCCAGCTCATTCTATTAAATCACTCCTTTCAGCCAGCGAATTCGAGCATGCGACGTTCCAACGAACGGAAGGCGAAACCATGCAATATCTGCTGGCTCTGCCGGAGGCCTACGCAAGTAACACAAGCGAACGATTTCCGCTGCTTTTGTTTTTGCACGGCGGGGGCGAAAGTGGCTCGGACATTGAAAAGGTAAAAACCCACGGTCCGCCAAAGCAGATCGCGGCCGGAATGTCGCTTCCCTTTGTTTTGTTGGCTCCGCAAAACCCCCACGAATCGCAATTTTGGGACGATCAAACGCTGGCCGACCTGCTCGACTCGATTGAATCGGACTATCGCATCGATCCCGATCGAATCTACTTGAGCGGGATGAGTCGCGGAGGTTTTGGAGCGTGGCGTTTGGCAATCCAGAAACCGAACCGTTTCGCTGCCCTTGTGCCTATTTGTGGTGGCGGAGACGCACCCTACGCCAAAAAGATTAATCATCTTCCGACCTGGGTTTTTCATGGTGCCAAAGACCCTGTTATTCCCATTTCGGAATCTCAGCAGATGGTCGATGCGTTGGAAGCGGCTGGCGGGAACGTCATGTTCACGATCTATCCCGAAGCGGATCACGATTCTTGGACCGAAACCTATGACAATCCTCGGGTTTATCAATGGATGCTAGAACAAACTAGAAAAGTTGCTGCGCCGTGA